A window of Streptomyces marispadix contains these coding sequences:
- a CDS encoding Scr1 family TA system antitoxin-like transcriptional regulator gives MPARRSGHGGRPSARLVLAAEAVRLRERAGISLAELAARTGYDSSYLRELETGERLGTPAVFAALDAVYDCGGHLGELWELARDGVFRERFKRFMELERLATARNEYASATVPGLFQTEEYAREQLRTARLGNAQELEEQAAARVGRQGLLVGEGAPRFRAVLDEAVLRRGLRDAAAWGRQLDRLVQVALLPRVTLQVLPFTSGLQHLLGSSLTLLWMPDESVVAYSEGVLVGGVDRGDRGRGPAASLLRRDEGLGALAGGVGGVHRAREEGGRAVTACAGADADAGARGRVRWRASSYSNAEGGNCVEVAPLSGGVRLASGAVPVRDSKRPRGPALRFGAGAWGAFVEAVKSQRV, from the coding sequence ATGCCCGCACGCAGGTCCGGCCACGGGGGCAGGCCGTCGGCCCGGCTCGTACTGGCGGCGGAGGCGGTACGCCTCAGGGAACGCGCCGGGATCTCCCTAGCCGAGCTGGCGGCAAGGACCGGCTACGACAGCTCGTATCTACGGGAGCTGGAGACCGGCGAACGCCTCGGCACGCCCGCCGTGTTCGCGGCCCTGGACGCGGTGTACGACTGCGGAGGCCACCTCGGGGAGCTGTGGGAACTGGCCAGGGACGGCGTCTTCCGCGAGCGTTTCAAGCGCTTCATGGAGCTGGAGCGGCTGGCGACGGCACGGAACGAGTACGCCTCGGCCACCGTGCCCGGCCTTTTCCAGACGGAGGAGTACGCACGGGAGCAGTTGCGCACGGCACGGCTCGGCAACGCTCAGGAGCTGGAGGAGCAGGCAGCGGCCCGCGTGGGCCGTCAGGGTCTGCTGGTCGGCGAGGGCGCGCCGCGCTTCCGTGCGGTGCTGGACGAGGCGGTGCTGCGTCGGGGGCTGCGTGACGCGGCGGCGTGGGGGCGGCAGTTGGACCGGCTGGTGCAGGTCGCGCTGCTGCCACGGGTCACGTTGCAGGTGCTGCCGTTCACCTCCGGTCTTCAGCATCTGCTGGGGAGTTCGCTGACGCTGCTGTGGATGCCGGACGAGTCCGTCGTCGCCTACAGCGAGGGGGTGCTGGTCGGGGGAGTTGATCGAGGAGACCGAGGACGTGGACCGGCTGCGTCTCTCCTGCGACGTGATGAGGGACTCGGCGCTCTCGCCGGAGGAGTCGGTGGAGTTCATCGAGCGCGTGAGGAAGGAGGCCGCGCTGTGACGGCGTGTGCGGGTGCGGACGCGGACGCGGGTGCGAGGGGCCGCGTCCGCTGGCGCGCGTCCAGCTACAGCAACGCCGAGGGAGGCAACTGCGTCGAGGTCGCCCCGCTCTCCGGCGGCGTCCGGCTCGCGTCCGGCGCCGTCCCCGTACGGGACAGCAAGCGACCGCGGGGGCCCGCGCTGCGGTTCGGCGCCGGGGCGTGGGGGGCCTTCGTCGAGGCGGTGAAGTCTCAACGGGTCTGA
- a CDS encoding AI-2E family transporter → MTSRVDRLRDGVARMAARIAARREEQLAKDAEMTGPGPVSGPGSGAGTVPERPPTADGTGVPSGPDGTTGPPPAGPARVVPAGDGKPAPSTAVPWGMRVAAEAGWRLLVLAGVVWVLIQVISSISLLVLSFSAGLLVTALLQPTVARLRRHGVGRGLATAITFITGFVVMGLVGWFVVWQVTENLPTLTERVQEAIEEGKRWAIQGPFHVSKTQVNDIAKNLSQWLGDNSQEVTSAGLAGVTVLLEFLSGAVLTMFITLFLLYDGRGIWSWFLKLVPRNAREGVAGAGPRAWVTLTGYVRGTVIVAMIDAIFIGVGIFILKVPLAVPLAVLIFIFAFVPIVGAVVSGALAVLVALVTNGPITGLLVLGVVLLVQQIESHILQPFILGRLVRVHPLAVVLAVTGGSLIAGIPGAVVAVPLVAVLNTAVGYLRAYSEGQFDGGPALAGAGGPVSGSGGGRSAGKRGKGGTTGAPGAGASGASGAATEPGASPTESADAPPPPEPETGPESGEGSGPEGSQR, encoded by the coding sequence ATGACGAGCAGGGTGGACAGGCTCCGGGACGGCGTGGCGCGAATGGCGGCTCGGATCGCGGCGCGACGCGAGGAACAGCTCGCGAAGGACGCTGAGATGACCGGACCGGGTCCGGTGTCCGGTCCGGGATCGGGGGCCGGGACGGTGCCGGAGCGTCCGCCCACAGCCGACGGCACGGGCGTACCCAGCGGCCCGGACGGCACGACGGGCCCGCCGCCCGCGGGCCCTGCCCGAGTCGTCCCCGCGGGCGACGGCAAGCCCGCGCCGTCCACGGCGGTGCCGTGGGGCATGCGGGTCGCCGCCGAGGCGGGCTGGCGGCTGCTGGTGCTCGCGGGTGTGGTGTGGGTGCTGATACAGGTGATCAGCTCCATCAGCCTGCTGGTGCTGTCGTTCTCCGCGGGTCTGCTCGTGACCGCGTTGCTCCAGCCGACCGTGGCGCGGCTGCGACGTCACGGCGTGGGGCGGGGACTTGCCACGGCGATCACCTTCATCACCGGCTTCGTCGTGATGGGGCTCGTCGGCTGGTTCGTCGTCTGGCAGGTCACGGAGAATCTGCCCACCCTCACCGAGCGCGTGCAGGAGGCCATCGAGGAGGGCAAACGCTGGGCGATCCAGGGGCCGTTCCATGTGTCGAAGACCCAGGTCAACGACATCGCCAAGAACCTGAGCCAGTGGCTGGGCGACAACAGCCAGGAGGTCACCTCCGCCGGACTCGCGGGCGTCACCGTGCTGTTGGAGTTCCTCTCCGGCGCGGTGCTGACGATGTTCATCACCCTCTTCCTGCTCTACGACGGGCGAGGCATCTGGTCGTGGTTCCTCAAGCTCGTGCCGCGGAACGCTCGTGAGGGCGTCGCCGGCGCCGGGCCCCGGGCCTGGGTGACGCTCACCGGCTATGTGCGCGGGACCGTGATAGTCGCGATGATCGACGCGATCTTCATCGGTGTGGGCATCTTCATCCTCAAGGTGCCGCTGGCGGTTCCGCTCGCCGTCCTCATCTTCATCTTCGCGTTCGTACCGATCGTGGGCGCGGTGGTCTCGGGCGCGCTGGCCGTGCTGGTCGCGCTGGTGACCAACGGGCCCATCACGGGGCTGCTGGTGCTGGGCGTGGTGCTGCTCGTGCAGCAGATCGAGAGCCACATCCTCCAGCCGTTCATCCTGGGACGGCTGGTACGGGTGCATCCGCTGGCGGTGGTGCTCGCGGTCACCGGGGGCAGCCTCATCGCGGGGATTCCCGGGGCGGTCGTCGCGGTGCCGCTGGTTGCCGTACTCAATACGGCGGTCGGTTATCTACGGGCGTACTCGGAGGGGCAGTTCGACGGCGGACCGGCGCTCGCGGGTGCGGGCGGTCCCGTGAGCGGGTCCGGGGGCGGCAGGTCCGCGGGGAAGCGCGGCAAGGGCGGCACCACGGGAGCCCCGGGTGCCGGTGCCTCCGGTGCCTCCGGTGCCGCGACGGAACCCGGCGCCTCTCCCACGGAGTCCGCCGACGCTCCGCCGCCACCGGAACCCGAAACCGGTCCGGAGAGCGGGGAGGGAAGCGGGCCGGAGGGCTCACAGCGGTAG
- a CDS encoding alpha/beta hydrolase: MGYRTGEAPGARRTAGTTGGTGTRQPTRQPTGPPQAPPQHRPQHQPPHQPRFPAPPRPPAVPDAPVPPPPRGRPLEPPRERPRLPHQYGAGHQAPGKAPGDGDALRRFLVRAATRVLALARHPYRKCTDPTRVVRRWPDLSAACLATVFFWLSLTPSLVPRPWYLQGVIGGITAAIGYAIGALLGRLARLALIPACRRLLPRVPGERARAHAWQTYYVLALGLTVLALSESARMQRRLRALQDLPETLTWHSMMITLMTLALCGLLLLLARAIRLGTRTLIRGLCRFVPRPVAVVAGLLISVTAVVVGMRDVVFDRGVVDVVASVAASTDRGTKEGMVQSGSRYVSGSPQSLITWRELGYEGRNFTASTPTARHIGDVVHRPAKDPIRVYVGRRAFEDLGSDGAGTYAAGAELAVAELERTGAFDREVLAVAGTTGMGWVNSTDAEPLEYLHGGDTAIVAMQYSQLPSWVSFVVDKEQAGRANRALVKAVRARWLEEPARSRPRLVVFGESLGAYGIEAAFDGPDDLLSKVDGAVLAGTPGFSPIRREITAHRDEGSPVWRPQYERGRHFRFAQWPARDLPRPPAPWRGPRVVYLQNASDAIVWWSWDLAVERPRWLREPLGPDITEEVGWFPFVTFWQTTVDLAVSYDVDAPHGHRYGTGSVEAWTAVAPPAQGWSTADYHRLKRYMDHRKAPY; encoded by the coding sequence ATGGGGTACAGGACGGGAGAGGCTCCGGGTGCTCGGCGCACTGCCGGTACGACGGGCGGGACAGGCACGCGGCAACCCACGCGGCAGCCCACCGGCCCGCCCCAGGCTCCACCACAGCACCGGCCCCAGCACCAGCCCCCTCACCAGCCCCGGTTTCCGGCTCCCCCTCGGCCACCGGCGGTTCCGGACGCTCCCGTACCTCCGCCACCGCGGGGACGGCCGCTGGAACCTCCGCGGGAGCGGCCGCGGCTCCCCCACCAGTACGGGGCCGGACACCAGGCACCAGGGAAGGCTCCCGGCGACGGCGACGCCCTCCGCCGCTTTCTCGTCCGGGCCGCCACCCGCGTCCTCGCCCTCGCCCGCCACCCGTACCGGAAGTGCACCGACCCCACCCGCGTCGTACGCCGCTGGCCGGATCTGAGCGCGGCCTGCCTCGCCACCGTCTTCTTCTGGCTCTCGCTGACGCCGTCCCTCGTGCCGCGCCCCTGGTACCTCCAGGGCGTCATCGGCGGCATCACCGCCGCCATCGGCTACGCGATCGGCGCGCTGCTCGGCCGCCTCGCGCGCCTCGCCCTCATACCGGCCTGCCGCCGCCTCCTCCCGCGGGTCCCCGGCGAGCGGGCCCGCGCGCACGCATGGCAGACGTACTACGTCCTCGCGCTCGGCCTCACCGTACTGGCGCTCTCCGAAAGCGCCCGCATGCAGCGGCGGTTGAGGGCGTTGCAGGACCTGCCGGAGACGCTGACCTGGCACTCGATGATGATCACCCTGATGACGCTGGCGCTGTGCGGGCTGCTGCTGCTCCTGGCGCGTGCCATACGTCTGGGCACCCGGACGCTGATACGCGGGCTGTGCCGATTCGTGCCGCGCCCGGTCGCGGTCGTGGCGGGGCTGCTGATCAGCGTGACGGCGGTGGTCGTCGGCATGCGCGACGTGGTCTTCGACCGCGGCGTGGTGGACGTCGTCGCCTCCGTGGCGGCGAGCACCGACCGCGGCACCAAGGAGGGCATGGTCCAGTCCGGCTCGCGCTACGTCTCGGGCAGCCCGCAGTCGCTGATCACGTGGCGCGAACTGGGCTACGAGGGCCGCAACTTCACCGCTTCCACGCCAACCGCCCGCCACATCGGCGACGTCGTCCACCGCCCCGCCAAGGACCCGATACGGGTGTACGTGGGCAGACGCGCCTTCGAGGACCTGGGATCGGACGGGGCCGGGACCTACGCCGCCGGGGCCGAGTTGGCCGTCGCCGAACTGGAGCGCACGGGCGCCTTCGACCGCGAGGTGCTGGCCGTCGCGGGCACCACGGGCATGGGCTGGGTCAACTCCACAGACGCCGAACCCCTGGAATATCTGCACGGCGGGGACACCGCCATCGTCGCCATGCAGTACTCCCAACTGCCCAGCTGGGTCTCCTTCGTCGTCGACAAGGAGCAGGCGGGACGGGCCAACCGCGCACTGGTGAAGGCCGTGAGGGCACGCTGGCTGGAGGAACCGGCCCGCAGCCGCCCGCGCCTGGTGGTCTTCGGCGAGAGCCTCGGCGCATACGGGATAGAGGCCGCGTTCGACGGCCCGGACGATCTGCTGTCGAAGGTCGACGGCGCGGTGCTCGCGGGAACGCCGGGCTTCTCACCGATCCGCCGGGAGATCACCGCCCACCGCGACGAGGGCAGCCCCGTATGGCGCCCCCAGTACGAGCGAGGCAGGCACTTCCGCTTCGCGCAGTGGCCGGCGAGGGACCTCCCGCGCCCGCCCGCGCCCTGGCGGGGCCCGCGGGTGGTGTATCTGCAGAACGCGTCCGACGCGATCGTGTGGTGGTCCTGGGACCTGGCGGTGGAGCGCCCCCGCTGGCTGCGCGAACCGCTGGGCCCCGACATCACAGAGGAGGTCGGCTGGTTCCCGTTCGTCACCTTCTGGCAGACGACGGTCGACCTGGCCGTCTCGTACGACGTGGACGCACCGCACGGGCACCGCTACGGCACAGGCTCGGTGGAGGCGTGGACCGCGGTGGCGCCGCCCGCACAGGGCTGGAGCACGGCCGACTACCACCGTCTGAAGCGCTATATGGACCACCGCAAGGCGCCTTACTGA
- a CDS encoding transglycosylase SLT domain-containing protein — protein sequence MTRISVRGFAVASATAVTTVGAVVGVASGSQQGQTTNDVEATAADSTLLEDIPAGQQARVQTASLTQQADTASTAAHAEAKKSAEEEARKQAAEAAAAKKAAADKAAKEREAKLAASRSSARADAGDFPAQASYTVAEVKSMAQKIVGGENYQCFSEIVERESGWNYRASNASSGAYGLVQALPGSKMASAGADWRTNPATQIKWGLNYMNDRYGSACGAWDFWQANNWY from the coding sequence GTGACTCGGATCTCCGTCCGGGGATTCGCAGTGGCGTCCGCCACCGCGGTCACCACCGTCGGCGCCGTCGTCGGTGTGGCCTCCGGCAGCCAGCAGGGCCAGACGACGAACGACGTCGAGGCCACTGCCGCTGACTCGACGCTCCTCGAAGACATACCGGCGGGTCAGCAGGCCCGGGTACAGACCGCTTCCCTTACGCAGCAGGCCGACACGGCCTCCACCGCTGCACACGCCGAAGCGAAGAAGTCCGCAGAGGAAGAGGCGCGCAAGCAGGCGGCCGAGGCCGCCGCGGCGAAGAAGGCCGCCGCGGACAAGGCGGCCAAGGAGCGCGAGGCGAAGCTCGCGGCGAGCCGTTCTTCCGCTCGTGCCGATGCGGGTGACTTCCCGGCGCAGGCCTCTTACACGGTCGCCGAAGTCAAGTCCATGGCGCAGAAGATCGTCGGTGGAGAGAACTACCAGTGCTTCTCCGAGATCGTCGAGCGTGAGTCGGGCTGGAACTACCGCGCGAGCAACGCCAGTTCGGGTGCCTACGGACTCGTGCAGGCGCTGCCCGGCTCCAAGATGGCCTCGGCCGGAGCCGACTGGCGCACCAACCCCGCCACGCAGATAAAGTGGGGCCTGAACTACATGAACGACCGGTACGGCAGCGCCTGCGGTGCCTGGGACTTCTGGCAGGCCAACAACTGGTACTGA
- a CDS encoding PadR family transcriptional regulator, with protein MSISHTLLGLLEESGPRHGYDLKRAFDERFGHDRPLHYGQVYSTMSRLLKNGLVEVDGIEAGGGPERKRYAITDAGITDVAEWLSRPEKPEPYLQSTLYTKVVLALLTGRDAGEQLDTQRAEHLRLMRELTRRKQGGDLADQLICDHALFHLEADLRWLELTAARLDKLATEVRQ; from the coding sequence ATGTCCATCAGCCACACGCTGCTCGGGCTCCTGGAGGAGTCCGGCCCCCGCCACGGCTACGACCTCAAGCGGGCCTTCGACGAACGCTTCGGGCACGACCGCCCCCTCCACTACGGGCAGGTCTACTCGACGATGTCCCGCCTGCTGAAGAACGGCCTCGTCGAGGTCGACGGGATCGAAGCGGGCGGCGGGCCCGAGCGGAAGCGATACGCCATCACCGACGCGGGCATCACCGACGTCGCCGAATGGCTCTCGCGCCCCGAGAAGCCGGAGCCCTACTTGCAGAGCACCCTCTACACCAAGGTCGTGCTCGCCCTCCTCACCGGGCGGGACGCCGGTGAGCAGCTCGACACGCAGCGCGCCGAACATCTGCGCCTCATGCGGGAGTTGACGCGGCGCAAGCAGGGCGGCGACCTGGCGGACCAACTCATCTGCGACCACGCTCTCTTCCACCTCGAAGCCGACCTTCGGTGGCTGGAGCTGACGGCAGCGCGGCTCGACAAGCTGGCCACGGAGGTACGGCAATGA
- a CDS encoding PhoH family protein, with product MVTSNKRNDSGRRTYVIDTSVLLADPMAMDRFEEHEIVLPVVVVTELEAKRHHPELGYFARQALRRLDEYRVKYGRLDAPIPIGDVGGSLRVELNHSDPGVLPAGFRLEDNDSRILAVARNLQAEGFDVTVVSKDLPLRIKASSVGLHAEEYRAELAITESGWTGMSELTLPGEEIDELFANETVFVPDAAQMPVHTGLVLHSEKGRALGRVTPEGQIKLVRGDREAFGIKGRSAEQRIALDLLLDPEVGIISMGGRAGTGKSALALCAGLEAVLERRQHRKVMVFRPLYAVGGQDLGYLPGTEAEKMNPWAQAVFDTLSAVTSREVIEEVVERGMLEVLPLTHIRGRSLHDAFVIVDEAQSLERNVLLTVLSRIGSGSRVVLTHDVAQRDNLRVGRYDGVVAVVEKLKGHPLFSHITLSRSERSPIAALVTEMLEETHI from the coding sequence GTGGTGACAAGCAACAAGCGCAACGATTCCGGCCGGCGCACGTATGTCATCGACACCAGTGTGCTGCTCGCGGACCCGATGGCGATGGACCGTTTCGAGGAGCACGAAATCGTGCTTCCCGTAGTCGTGGTGACCGAGTTGGAGGCCAAGCGGCACCACCCGGAGCTGGGGTACTTCGCCCGGCAGGCGCTGAGGAGGCTGGATGAGTACCGCGTCAAGTACGGCCGCCTGGACGCGCCCATTCCCATCGGGGACGTGGGCGGCTCGCTCCGTGTGGAGCTGAACCACTCGGACCCCGGGGTGCTCCCCGCCGGCTTCCGGCTGGAGGACAACGACTCGCGCATCCTCGCCGTGGCGAGGAACCTTCAGGCGGAGGGCTTCGACGTCACCGTCGTCTCCAAGGACCTGCCGCTGCGTATCAAGGCGTCGTCCGTAGGGCTGCACGCGGAGGAGTACCGCGCGGAGCTCGCCATCACGGAGTCCGGCTGGACGGGCATGTCAGAGCTGACGCTGCCGGGCGAGGAGATCGACGAACTCTTCGCGAACGAGACCGTGTTCGTGCCCGACGCCGCCCAGATGCCCGTGCACACGGGCCTGGTGCTCCACTCCGAGAAGGGCAGGGCGCTGGGCCGGGTGACCCCCGAGGGGCAGATCAAGCTGGTGCGGGGCGACCGTGAGGCGTTCGGCATCAAGGGCCGCAGCGCGGAGCAGCGCATCGCGCTGGACCTGCTGCTCGACCCGGAGGTCGGCATCATCTCGATGGGCGGCCGTGCCGGTACGGGCAAGAGCGCACTCGCGCTCTGCGCGGGTCTGGAGGCCGTGCTGGAGCGCAGGCAGCACAGGAAGGTGATGGTCTTCCGCCCGCTGTACGCGGTCGGCGGGCAGGATCTGGGCTATCTGCCGGGCACCGAGGCCGAGAAGATGAACCCCTGGGCCCAGGCGGTCTTCGACACGCTCTCGGCCGTCACCAGCCGCGAGGTCATCGAGGAGGTCGTGGAGCGGGGCATGCTGGAGGTGCTGCCGCTGACGCACATCCGCGGGCGTTCGCTGCACGACGCGTTCGTGATCGTCGACGAGGCGCAGTCGCTGGAGCGGAACGTACTGCTGACCGTGCTGTCGCGCATCGGCTCCGGGTCGCGGGTCGTTCTCACCCATGACGTGGCGCAGCGGGACAATCTGCGCGTGGGCCGCTACGACGGAGTCGTCGCCGTGGTGGAGAAGTTGAAGGGGCACCCCCTCTTCTCGCACATCACGCTCAGCAGGTCCGAAAGGTCACCGATCGCGGCCCTTGTGACCGAGATGCTCGAAGAGACCCATATCTGA